In one Musa acuminata AAA Group cultivar baxijiao chromosome BXJ2-5, Cavendish_Baxijiao_AAA, whole genome shotgun sequence genomic region, the following are encoded:
- the LOC103986317 gene encoding uncharacterized protein LOC103986317, with amino-acid sequence MPVPPMSGSQSAVDDSEGSWEMDLMGGKLELRLQVQMEEGQSDRSWERHGNVNWMKQILGLSFIIVTINITAVTTLFTGFRELKGHVKRLHLVICAILTFSDLLCGLSLMFLTSNLLSDRHPAVLAGQFSSPITLLIIVSCSLLILTAATFLYLIPKLSIFLAVLFPPSLISGLIYCCSIQTEDDHGATGSESYKSELKQFQSLSSTVTSLAFIGLVATLVGYSKKSSEQALTQIMEVSILLMFFVSMMGLFLMMWNSAPPRMQNQTARVFFPKVLKTLSYSLLGLLAVTATVVASAYLESYLPLALSPVLLLGVIVWFVMIPHCQGGRLLPQIDTMDHKAELKPMSKVSTATTQITFGGMMSVFSGLFGDKDSGFQLKIFVLLMFFAFLSSFSVKLLTVSTPKAATQITVIRILNTCTFFFLALGAAAVYLVVVMGG; translated from the exons GATCTGATGGGTGGAAAGCTGGAGCTTCGTCTACAGGTTCAG ATGGAAGAAGGTCAAAGCGATCGAAGCTGGGAACGGCATGGCAATGTGAACTGGATGAAACAAATTCTGGGGTTATCCTTTATTATTGTGACCATCAATATTACGGCAGTGACGACACTTTTTACTGGCTTCCGAGAATTAAAAGGCCACGTAAAACGGTTGCACCTTGTTATCTGTGCCATCCTTACCTTCTCTGATCTTCTTTGTGGGCTAAGTCTGATGTTTCTCACCTCCAATTTGCTATCTGATCGGCATCCCGCTGTCCTTGCTGGCCAGTTTAGCTCTCCAATTACCCTACTCATCATCGTCTCCTGTTCTCTGTTGATCCTCACAGCTGCTACTTTCCTGTATCTCATACCCAAACTCTCGATTTTTTTGGCTGTTCTATTTCCACCATCCTTGATTAGTGGCTTGATCTACTGCTGCTCGATCCAAACAGAAGACGACCATGGGGCAACAGGTTCCGAAAGCTATAAGTCTGAGCTGAAGCAATTCCAAAGTCTCTCATCCACTGTCACCTCCCTTGCTTTCATTGGGCTTGTAGCCACTTTAGTAGGTTACAGTAAGAAATCTTCAGAACAAGCCCTTACCCAAATCATGGAGGTCAGCATCCTCCTAATGTTCTTCGTCTCCATGATGGGACTCTTTTTGATGATGTGGAACTCCGCGCCACCGAGGATGCAGAACCAAACCGCCAGAGTTTTCTTCCCTAAGGTCCTGAAAACTCTGAGCTACTCTTTACTCGGCTTATTGGCAGTGACAGCAACTGTTGTGGCATCTGCGTATCTGGAGAGTTACCTTCCACTGGCTCTCTCCCCGGTGCTGTTGCTCGGAGTAATCGTCTGGTTCGTCATGATACCTCACTGTCAGGGAGGAAGACTCCTACCGCAGATTGACACCATGGATCATAAAGCTGAGCTCAAACCCATGTCCAAAGTTTCTACCGCCACCACGCAGATCACATTTGGTGGTATGATGAGCGTCTTCTCAGGATTGTTCGGCGACAAAGACAGCGGATTCCAACTCAAGATCTTCGTGCTGTTGATGTTCTTCGCATTCTTGTCCAGCTTTAGCGTGAAGCTGCTCACAGTCAGCACTCCCAAAGCAGCAACTCAGATCACAGTTATCAGGATACTGAACACTTGCACTTTCTTCTTCCTCGCGTTGGGAGCAGCTGCCGTTTACTTGGTCGTGGTCATGGGAGGCTGA
- the LOC135611903 gene encoding putative germin-like protein 2-1: MAAEMFLLVLLAMASSLAMASDPSQLQDFCVADMESKVRVNGFVCKDPMVVKADDFSLSGLDMPGDTRNNKLGFNVTPANVIQIPGLNTLGISMVRIDYIPNGLNPPHTHPRATEILTVIEGQLLVGFVTSNTDDGNRLFTKMLKKGDVFVFPQGLIHFQFNPGHTNTFAIGALSSQNPGTITIADAVFGSNPPISDEILAKAFQVDKKTVDWLQAQFAKKN; the protein is encoded by the exons ATGGCCGCCGAAATGTTTCTCCTTGTTCTCCTCGCCATGGCTTCCTCTCTTGCAATGGCTTCTGATCCTAGCCAACTTCAAGACTTCTGTGTCGCAGATATGGAGTCTAAAG TGCGGGTGAATGGATTCGTCTGCAAGGACCCCATGGTTGTGAAAGCCGACGACTTCTCTCTTTCTGGCCTCGACATGCCCGGCGATACAAGAAACAACAAGTTGGGGTTCAATGTCACGCCTGCCAACGTGATCCAGATTCCAGGGCTCAACACCCTCGGCATCTCCATGGTTCGCATCGACTACATCCCCAATGGCCTCAACCCGCCCCACACTCACCCCCGTGCTACCGAGATCCTCACCGTCATAGAGGGACAGCTCTTGGTCGGCTTCGTCACATCCAACACCGACGACGGCAACCGTCTCTTCACCAAGATGCTGAAGAAGGGTGATGTGTTCGTGTTCCCTCAAGGCCTCATCCACTTCCAGTTCAACCCTGGGCACACCAACACCTTCGCCATCGGTGCTCTCAGCAGCCAAAACCCTGGCACCATCACCATCGCCGATGCTGTGTTCGGATCGAATCCCCCCATCTCGGATGAAATCCTCGCCAAGGCTTTCCAAGTGGACAAGAAGACCGTCGACTGGCTTCAGGCTCAGTTCGCGAAGAAAAACTAG
- the LOC135613060 gene encoding protein CHUP1, chloroplastic-like codes for MREDISSNARTKFAKCSDHNQIMSTNTKSSGNPVKPKSSSSWGSHFVKGFTTDKKSKQQTSIANKKQSIASSDISSQKSHSVPYHSRVRRSLVGDLPCSANAAQVHPHVIDSHRITSAASHDLFLELDHLRELLREAKDRESTLQSELLQYKENPRALELEKEVDSKRIEIEKLTSRVGSLEAEKTNLSEQLASLTSSLQNSQGADSCAQIQKPSYKNLEIEVLELRRLNKELQFQKRNLAFRLSSAESQLAALAKVTESDVLAKVQAEALLLKHTNECLSKQVEGLQMSRLNEVEELAYLRWVNSCLRHELSNSDKSLSKISDLDDQFDSKSCDRVIMTTADQDDNSDKSAPLEVCNSNRAGLIKKLVKWSENNEEYQHIDCETLLDKDWIEAKEGRSPSRRHSISGPKRTVEDIAINKRRQSDSFVSSKELHDETFTPGDCHPTRDKHLLLVQKYDLLGTQSPRFSASKPESFKVASLDVEKRALRIPKPPPRPSNSVPNVTKADGTVPLPPPPPPPPPPPAFRKSSTRKTGLVQRAPQVAELYHSLMRRDSKKDPSGGGICDVLNVANVRSSMIGEIENRSSHLLAIKADVETQGEFVKSLIKEVNDAAYHDIEDVVAFVKWLDDELCFLVDERAVLKHFDWPEKKADTLREAAFGYRDMKKLESEVTNYKDDPRLPCDVALKKMVALSEKMERNIYNLFRTRDVMIRHCKEFQIPTDWMLDCGIISKIKFGSVKLAKMYMKRVATELQTMGVSNKDPALEYMLLQGVRFAFRIHQFAGGFDAETMDAFEELQNLAYVRNKA; via the exons ATGAGAGAAGATATTTCGTCCAATGCCCGAACAAAGTTTGCCAAGTGCTCTGACCATAATCAAATTATGAGCACCAACACTAAATCCAGTGGGAATCCTGTAAAGCCGAAGTCTTCTTCGTCGTGGGGATCCCACTTTGTCAAAGGCTTCACCACAGATAAGAAATCCAAACAGCAGACGTCAATTGCCAACAAGAAGCAATCTATTGCTAGCTCAGATATCTCAAGTCAGAAGAGCCACTCTGTGCCATACCATTCTCGGGTTAGACGATCTCTTGTAGGTGACTTGCCATGCTCAGCTAATGCTGCTCAAGTTCATCCTCATGTGATTGATTCCCATCGGATTACATCCGCTGCTTCTCATGACCTATTTCTGGAGCTGGATCACTTGAGAGAACTCCTTCGAGAGGCTAAAGACAGAGAATCGACATTGCAGTCTGAGCTGCTTCAGTACAAGGAAAACCCAAGAGCTCTGGAGCTTGAGAAAGAAGTTGACTCAAAGAGAATCGAAATTGAGAAGCTCACATCGAGAGTCGGTTCATTGGAAGCTGAAAAAACGAACCTTTCGGAACAATTGGCCTCTTTGACTTCGAGCCTGCAAAACTCCCAAGGAGCTGATTCATGTGCACAGATACAGAAGCCATCATACAAGAATTTAGAGATCGAGGTTCTTGAGCTGCGCCGGCTGAACAAGGAGCTCCAGTTTCAGAAGCGAAATCTAGCATTTAGGCTTTCCTCTGCTGAATCCCAACTTGCTGCTCTCGCAAAGGTTACTGAG AGTGATGTACTGGCGAAGGTTCAAGCTGAAGCATTACTGTTAAAGCACACAAATGAGTGCCTGAGCAAACAAGTCGAAGGTCTGCAGATGAGTAGGCTCAATGAAGTTGAGGAACTTGCTTACCTTCGTTGGGTCAATTCATGCTTGCGCCACGAACTCAGCAACTCAGACAAATCACTCAGTAAGATCTCGGATTTAGATGATCAGTTTGACAGCAAGAGCTGTGACAGAGTCATCATGACAACAGCTGATCAAGACGACAACTCAGACAAATCTGCACCTCTCGAAGTATGTAATTCTAACCGAGCAGGCCTCATCAAAAAGCTTGTGAAATGGTCTGAAAACAATGAAGAATACCAACATATAGATTGTGAAACACTGTTGGATAAAGACTGGATAGAGGCCAAGGAAGGGAGAAGCCCCTCACGAAGACACTCTATCAGCGGACCGAAGAGAACGGTAGAAGACATTGCAATTAACAAGAGAAGACAATCTGATAGTTTTGTTTCTTCCAAGGAATTACATGATGAAACATTTACTCCTGGAGATTGTCATCCAACAAGGGATAAGCACTTGCTTCTTGTACAAAAATATGATCTGCTCGGCACTCAAAGTCCAAGATTCTCTGCAAGCAAACCAGAAAGTTTCAAGGTTGCATCTTTGGATGTGGAAAAACGTGCACTCCGAATTCCCAAGCCTCCTCCAAGGCCTTCCAATTCGGTTCCTAATGTAACAAAGGCAGATGGGACAGTTCcactgccgccgccgcctccaccaccaccaccgccgcctgCTTTTCGAAAGTCCTCCACAAGAAAGACAGGGTTGGTGCAGAGAGCCCCACAGGTGGCAGAATTGTACCATTCACTCATGAGAAGAGACTCAAAGAAGGATCCTTCTGGTGGAGGAATTTGTGATGTCCTTAACGTTGCAAATGTCCGCAGCAGCATGATTGGTGAAATAGAGAACCGATCCTCCCATCTGCTTGCC ATAAAGGCAGATGTCGAAACACAAGGTGAATTCGTGAAGTCCCTGATAAAGGAGGTTAACGATGCTGCATATCATGACATTGAAGATGTTGTTGCATTCGTGAAGTGGCTTGATGACGAATTGTGCTTTCTT GTTGATGAGCGGGCAGTGTTGAAGCACTTTGATTGGCCTGAGAAGAAAGCTGACACTCTGCGAGAAGCAGCTTTCGGATATCGTGATATGAAGAAACTGGAGTCTGAAGTTACAAATTATAAGGACGATCCTCGTCTACCTTGTGATGTTGCATTGAAGAAAATGGTTGCATTATCTGAAAA GATGGAGCGAAACATTTATAATCTTTTTCGCACAAGAGATGTGATGATACGCCATTGCAAGGAATTCCAGATACCGACAGATTGGATGCTGGATTGTGGTATCATTAGCAAG ATAAAATTCGGATCGGTAAAGTTGGCTAAGATGTATATGAAAAGAGTAGCAACAGAACTCCAGACGATGGGAGTCTCCAACAAAGATCCCGCTTTGGAGTATATGCTTCTTCAGGGAGTGAGATTTGCTTTCAGAATTCATCAG TTTGCCGGAGGGTTCGATGCAGAGACGATGGATGCATTTGAGGAGCTGCAGAACCTCGCATACGTTAGAAACAAGGCATAG
- the LOC103986315 gene encoding tubulin beta chain, producing MREILHVQGGQCGNQIGAKFWEVICDEHGIDGTGKYTGDSELQLERINVYYNEASGGRYVPRAVLMDLEPGTMDSVRSGPIGQIFRPDNFVFGQSGAGNNWAKGHYTEGAELIDSVLDVVRKEAENCDCLQGFQVCHSLGGGTGSGMGTLLISKIREEYPDRMMLTFSVFPSPKVSDTVVEPYNATLSVHQLVENADECMVLDNEALYDICFRTLKLANPTFGDLNHLISATMSGVTCCLRFPGQLNSDLRKLAVNLIPFPRLHFFMVGFAPLTSRGSQQYRALTVPELTQQMWDAKNMMCAADPRHGRYLTASAMFRGKMSTKEVDEQMLNVQNKNSSYFVEWIPNNVKSSVCDIPPKGLKMASTFIGNSTSIQEMFRRVSEQFTAMFRRKAFLHWYTGEGMDEMEFTEAESNMNDLVAEYQQYQDATADDEEYEEEEEEMAE from the exons ATGAGGGAGATCCTCCACGTCCAGGGCGGGCAGTGCGGGAACCAGATCGGGGCCAAGTTCTGGGAGGTGATCTGCGACGAGCACGGCATCGACGGCACCGGGAAGTACACTGGTGACTCCGAACTCCAGCTGGAAAGGATCAATGTCTACTATAACGAGGCCAGCGGCGGACGCTACGTTCCTCGCGCTGTGCTCATGGATCTCGAGCCTGGGACCATGGACTCTGTCAGATCCGGGCCCATCGGCCAGATCTTCAGGCCTGACAACTTCGTATTCGGCCAGTCCGGCGCCGGGAACAATTGGGCCAAGGGGCACTACACCGAGGGCGCCGAGCTCATCGACTCGGTCCTCGACGTGGTCAGGAAGGAAGCCGAGAACTGCGACTGCTTGCAGG GCTTCCAAGTGTGCCACTCATTGGGAGGAGGGACTGGATCTGGCATGGGCACCCTTCTTATCTCTAAGATCAGGGAGGAATACCCAGATAGAATGATGCTCACATTCTCTGTATTCCCATCACCAAAGGTGTCTGATACAGTTGTGGAGCCATACAACGCTACCCTCTCAGTTCATCAGCTTGTTGAGAATGCTGACGAGTGTATGGTCCTTGACAATGAAGCATTGTACGATATCTGCTTTCGCACTCTGAAGCTTGCAAATCCTACTT TTGGTGATCTTAATCACCTGATCTCTGCTACAATGAGTGGTGTAACATGCTGCCTTCGATTCCCTGGGCAGCTTAATTCCGACCTCCGGAAGCTTGCTGTAAATCTCATCCCTTTTCCCCGCCTCCACTTCTTTATGGTAGGGTTTGCACCCTTGACCTCCAGGGGCTCACAGCAGTACCGGGCCCTCACAGTTCCTGAATTGACCCAGCAAATGTGGGATGCCAAGAACATGATGTGTGCTGCTGATCCCCGTCATGGCCGGTACTTAACTGCCTCTGCCATGTTCCGTGGGAAGATGAGCACGAAGGAAGTTGATGAGCAGATGCTCAATGTTCAGAATAAGAACTCTTCCTACTTCGTGGAGTGGATACCAAACAATGTCAAGTCGAGTGTGTGTGACATTCCACCTAAGGGGCTGAAGATGGCTTCCACTTTCATCGGGAACTCAACGTCCATCCAGGAGATGTTCAGAAGGGTCAGCGAGCAGTTCACAGCCATGTTCCGGAGGAAGGCTTTCTTGCATTGGTACACTGGAGAGGGCATGGACGAGATGGAGTTTACAGAGGCCGAGAGCAATATGAATGATCTGGTGGCGGAGTACCAACAGTACCAAGATGCAACAGCAGACGATGAAGAatacgaggaagaggaagaggagatggcAGAGTGA